A single genomic interval of Amycolatopsis albispora harbors:
- a CDS encoding 2-dehydro-3-deoxygalactonokinase: MTDTEPALVALDWGTSGQRAWLLGTGGRVLDGRRSKRGLLAVTEGIDPGDPAARAAAYETAFRQACGDWLTAHPGLPAIACGMVGSAQGWTDTGYRAVPSTLDFTGLVPVPHRDGVLHLVPGLRIPSGDRPGDVLRGEETQLAGMLDVLTGPCTVVLPGTHTKWVRVEGDTVTGFATSMSGELHGLLTKHGIFARTAAEPVRDDAAFERGLAAGRRSRGLAAELFGARPLVLDGALAPASLPDYLSGVLLADEVAHQLSTSDTERVVLCGTADLCRRYAAALADRGVAAVVLTEETTVRGLWRIATAAGLVHHTPERTPQP; this comes from the coding sequence GTGACGGACACCGAACCCGCCCTGGTCGCGCTCGACTGGGGGACCTCCGGCCAGCGCGCCTGGCTGCTCGGCACCGGTGGCCGCGTCCTGGACGGCCGCCGCTCGAAGCGCGGGCTGCTGGCCGTCACCGAGGGCATCGACCCCGGCGACCCGGCCGCCCGCGCCGCCGCCTACGAGACGGCCTTCCGGCAGGCCTGCGGCGACTGGCTCACCGCGCACCCCGGCCTGCCCGCCATCGCCTGCGGCATGGTGGGCAGCGCGCAGGGCTGGACCGACACCGGCTACCGCGCCGTTCCCTCCACTTTGGACTTCACCGGCCTGGTCCCGGTGCCGCACCGCGACGGCGTGCTCCACCTGGTGCCCGGCCTGCGGATCCCGTCCGGTGACCGGCCCGGCGACGTGCTGCGCGGTGAGGAGACCCAGCTCGCCGGCATGCTCGACGTGCTCACCGGGCCGTGCACCGTGGTGCTCCCCGGCACGCACACCAAGTGGGTCCGCGTCGAGGGCGACACGGTGACCGGGTTCGCCACCTCGATGTCGGGCGAACTGCACGGCCTGCTGACCAAGCACGGCATCTTCGCGCGCACGGCCGCCGAACCGGTCCGGGACGACGCGGCGTTCGAACGCGGGCTCGCGGCCGGGCGGCGGTCGCGCGGGCTGGCCGCGGAGCTGTTCGGCGCCCGCCCGCTGGTGCTCGACGGCGCGCTCGCCCCGGCGTCCCTGCCCGACTACCTCTCCGGCGTGCTGCTCGCCGACGAGGTCGCGCACCAGCTGTCCACTTCGGACACCGAGCGCGTGGTGCTGTGCGGCACGGCCGACCTGTGCCGCCGCTACGCCGCCGCGCTCGCCGACCGGGGCGTGGCGGCCGTGGTGCTGACCGAGGAGACCACCGTCCGCGGCCTGTGGCGCATCGCCACCGCGGCCGGGCTGGTCCACCACACTCCAGAAAGGACACCGCAACCGTGA